GAATCCTGGTTGAAATTTCTCAAAGgcctagggcaatccctcaagtGATGTCCCAACTGGCCACACCGAAAACACTCTCCAATTAAAATACGACATTGGCCCAAATGTGATCTACCACAGGTCTGGCAGACTGGAGTAGTGGCATATATCTGCCCAGAATTATGATGTCCAGAAGATAATGGTCCAATATTACCCTGTCTGTAATGTGGTCTGTATGTGGACTATAAAGACAAGTGTGTCCCTGTCTGAGAACTATGTTGTTGTTGTCCCTGATTTCCCGCTCTTCGATTTTCACTAAAACTGCCACTGAAAGACCCTCTTATCTTGGCCTTCTTACGTAAATCACTAGCTGTACGATCCTCACGTCCCTTGGTTTCAATCTTTTTAGCAAGGTCGACTGCATCAGAGTAGGATAAAGTCTTTATCTGTGGGGCTACTGTAGTGTATAGACGACCAACcaatccatcaacaaacctctgaaCTCGAGATTCTTCGGTAGGCACTAAGTAAGGGGAATATCTAGCCAGCTTACAAAACTTCGTGTTTTATGTTGACACATCCATATCTCGAGTCTGAACCAATCTCTCAAAATCACTAGCATATTTTTGCATCAGGCTGTCTGGAAGAAAATGATTCATGAACAATTTAGTGAATTCGTCCCATGTCAGTGGTGCTGCTCCTACTGGCCTTCCTAGCAATACAGTTTCATACCATATGTTGGCCATATCCTCTAGTTTGTATGTTGCGAGCTCCACGGCTCTCTCACTAGAACATCCTAGAGCACGTAATGCCTTGAGTGTCCCATCCAAGAAACTTTGAGGATCTGCTGAATTATCAGAACctgtgaattttggtgatttcaatttcATGAACTCTTGTAGGGATACTTCCTTATTCCCGAAAGTCGGAGTCTGTGCAGGTGCTTGTGTCTGTAAAGTAGCCTGAGGAGCTAAACTTCCACCCTGAGTAGGCACCAATGCCTATAACACATTCAATAACCTTGCCACTACGTCTGCATGTAAGGCAACAGTTGGCACTGGTGGTGGAACGTCCTGAACTCCCTGCCCTTGCACTTGATCTGGCATTGCAGCTTGGGGTTGACCCATGTTCCCAACTTCAGATTGAGGGGCAGCCTGTATTCTAGTTTGATGAATGCCAACTTGACCGACACCCCGGGTAGCACCATGTCCAGCACCACGTCCAGCAGATGAGGGTGTGTGTGTCATAGCCATCTGCGAAATAAATATTCTAAAGTCAATCTCAAGTTATCTCAACGCACgatcaaagaatgaaagaagggaaaacattccTAGATGTTCGGGAGCCTCAAGATCATAAGTATGGGCGCCTACATAcccatgaacaagactctactaaacattgctccatgactcgggacttaaagcctaagctctgataccaactttgtcacgacccaatttaagATCATGACCGGCACTTAGGAGCAAGTgtccccaagtaagcctcatcagTATTTTTCAGAAAATCGGATAGAGTTTTCCCTGTTTTTGGACTATTCCAAAAACTTTCATGTctcataaacaagtaacaaccAACCAATATTCACCTAAATCATtcacaatcttcaacaacaaaccACAAACGGGTTTCCATCAATATTACCAACCTCCTCAACAtaataaaaccaaaaccaactctACAAATATGGAAAGAAAGTATAATACTAGTAACTAGTCCATATCAACAAATGAATACTCACGACACTAAAAggatgactatggagcgactctaagagttcaaagaaaagactataacaataaataaaatatccgCCCACGCGAATAAATGCG
This DNA window, taken from Nicotiana tabacum cultivar K326 chromosome 4, ASM71507v2, whole genome shotgun sequence, encodes the following:
- the LOC142180156 gene encoding uncharacterized protein LOC142180156; the encoded protein is MAMTHTPSSAGRGAGHGATRGVGQVGIHQTRIQAAPQSEVGNMGQPQAAMPDQVQGQGVQDVPPPVPTVALHADGGSLAPQATLQTQAPAQTPTFGNKEVSLQEFMKLKSPKFTGSDNSADPQSFLDGTLKALRALGCSSERAVELATYKLEDMANIWYETVLLGRPVGAAPLTWDEFTKLFMNHFLPDSLMQKYAMPTEESRVQRFVDGLVGRLYTTVAPQIKTLSYSDAVDLAKKIETKGREDRTASDLRKKAKIRGPHYRQGNIGPLSSGHHNSGQIYATTPVCQTCGRSHLGQCRILIGECFRCGQLGHHLRDCPRPLRNFNQDSIQSGVPTQTTRNTSGATSTENRGRGAGDCATVNQGQGNAGRGILSVCSFDALALIDPGSTHSYVSSYFALRFSRQSELFNNPFLVATPVGESLLAEYVYRACQIRVEGRDTLANLIVLDIIDFDMLMGMDWLSSCYAIVDCHAKIVKFEIPNEPSFVLKGGQVPENCKFVSFMKAQ